The Alistipes sp. ZOR0009 genome includes a window with the following:
- a CDS encoding DUF4831 family protein, with translation MKRYILISTLILGTSCAMAQKMVNTTPAQNPESVKPGAYIYSLPQTTLTFKVKVARLIYKSGPYAQYAQKYLGITDVEQGNKDYYKILSITGSTYEEADGSNVYAADAPYGTDMSFLEMAKQGLIVPTGFVVPNVEATTPSKEVNIAPPFTDLGADPNIYKENATFFSGVKMDTSFVKIPVQKNMLVEKSAESKAADAANFIFNLRKRRVDLISGEIDNVFNNGEALKVALNEIARLEKEYLSLFIGKTYVDTMSYQQEVTPKAENGKSNSILCRYSENKGIVGEGDLSGRPLTVEVVANNAASQAPQNIAEKGKEAVIYARYPDICTVRIIDGKDILYTAKMPVSQFGKIVRLPLSFPNTGKR, from the coding sequence ATGAAGAGATACATACTTATTAGCACGTTGATTTTGGGTACAAGTTGTGCCATGGCACAGAAGATGGTGAATACCACACCTGCCCAAAATCCGGAGAGCGTAAAACCTGGTGCCTACATCTACTCGCTACCACAAACAACGCTAACATTCAAGGTTAAGGTTGCACGTCTTATTTATAAAAGCGGCCCCTATGCCCAGTACGCGCAAAAGTATCTTGGTATTACAGATGTAGAACAAGGGAACAAAGATTACTATAAGATACTAAGCATTACAGGAAGCACCTACGAGGAAGCAGACGGAAGTAACGTGTACGCAGCCGATGCTCCATACGGAACAGACATGAGCTTTTTGGAGATGGCGAAACAGGGATTAATCGTTCCTACAGGCTTTGTAGTCCCTAATGTTGAAGCAACCACTCCTTCTAAAGAAGTAAACATTGCGCCTCCATTTACCGATTTAGGTGCCGATCCGAACATCTACAAGGAGAACGCCACCTTCTTCTCTGGAGTAAAAATGGACACCTCGTTCGTAAAGATTCCCGTTCAAAAGAACATGCTGGTTGAAAAAAGCGCAGAATCAAAAGCTGCCGACGCCGCCAACTTCATATTCAATCTCAGAAAACGCAGGGTCGACCTCATATCTGGTGAAATTGACAACGTATTTAATAATGGCGAGGCACTAAAGGTTGCATTAAACGAGATTGCTCGCCTCGAGAAGGAGTACCTGTCGCTATTTATCGGTAAAACCTACGTTGATACCATGAGCTACCAGCAGGAAGTTACCCCAAAGGCAGAAAATGGCAAATCAAATAGCATCCTTTGCAGATACTCTGAAAACAAAGGTATTGTTGGTGAAGGAGACCTCTCTGGTCGTCCATTAACCGTTGAAGTTGTTGCCAATAACGCAGCAAGCCAAGCGCCTCAAAACATTGCAGAGAAGGGCAAAGAGGCCGTTATTTATGCAAGATATCCCGATATCTGCACCGTAAGAATAATTGACGGAAAAGACATTCTATATACTGCAAAGATGCCTGTATCCCAATTTGGAAAGATTGTTCGTCTCCCTCTTTCATTCCCCAATACAGGAAAAAGGTAG